From a single Falco peregrinus isolate bFalPer1 chromosome 10, bFalPer1.pri, whole genome shotgun sequence genomic region:
- the CENPL gene encoding centromere protein L — MESAEWGSRVLPSLGRLSRGPPFGRTQGQFGLSLSSHGLSPAPRSLENADPRRTAFLLHKQWTLYSVTPLYRFSSAHLRAYARLLSAFIAAEKQKGLAVEVGVELDIKVAVSSLPDLRGTDQDQAAILVQLSLRSPISKKNSEEKLVWSGCFCSVFGDDLSEKIPPDFTCLPLFLTNGAESYTSIVGSWFQKNFDCSFRRLAISPLNLGWMAAMWTGCKLDILTSAIELVFSVPSLPQPLDISYAIHPEDAKALWDTIQKTPGEITQEEVDVFMDCLYAHFHRHFKIHLSATKLVKVSTAIASAHCDGIIKFLQSQYLTGVLMLLTELAICHIQ, encoded by the exons ATGGAGTCGGCGGAGTGGGGCTCGCGGGTGCTGCCCAGCCTCGGGCGGCTCTCACGGGGGCCGCCGTTCGGGCGGACGCAGGGGCAGTTCGGGCTCAGCCTCAGCAGCCACGGCCTCTCGCCGGCGCCGCGCTCCCTG gaaaaCGCAGATCCCCGGAGAACGGCGTTTCTACTGCACAAACAGTGGACCTTGTACAGCGTGACCCCCCTGTACAGGTTCTCCAGCGCCCATTTGCGAGCTTATGCCAGGCTGCTCAGCGCTTTCATCGCTGCCGAGAAGCAGAAGGGACTGGCGGTGGAAGTAGGGGTTGAGCTGGACATCAAAGTGGCCGTCTCCAGCCTTCCAGACCTGAGAGGTACTGACCAAGACCAGGCTGCGATTCTAGTGCAG cTTTCTTTGAGATCACCAATTTCCAAAAAAAACTCAGAAGAGAAACTGGTGTGGTCGGgctgtttctgctctgtgtttggAGATGATCTTTCTGAGAAAATTCCACCAGACTTCACTTGTTTACCTCTGTTTCTTACTAATGGGGCAGAGAGTTACACATCCATTGTTGGAAGTTGGTTTCAGAAGAATTTTGACTGCAGCTTCCGCCGTTTAGCCATCAGTCCTCTCAATCTCGGTTGGATGGCCGCTATGTGGACTGGATGCAAACTGGACATATTAACATCTGCCATAGAACTCGTTTTCTCTGTCCCCAGTCTGCCCCAGCCTCTGGATATTTCATATGCCATTCATCCAGAGGATGCAAAAGCTCTGTGGGACACAATCCAAAAAACTCCAGGAGAGATCACTCAAGAAGAGGTAGATGTTTTTATGGACTGCCTTTACGCTCACTTCCACAGACACTTTAAGATCCACTTGTCAGCTACAAAACTGGTGAAAGTTTCTACAGCAATTGCCTCAGCACACTGTGATGGGATTATAAAG tttCTACAAAGTCAATACCTAACTGGAGTGCTGATGCTACTGACAGAACTAGCAATCTGTCACATACAGTGA